TAAACAGGTCCCAAAGGGCTGGAAGTTGGATCCAAGGTGGGAATCAGAGGGAAGAGGGCCTCATCAGCTCAGCCACGACCGGAAGCATCCAAGCAAGTGGAGATCAGCCTCATCACCGGATCCTGTGAGATCTGTACGGGTTGTTGACCATTTCACCATTGAAAGAACAAGAACCCCAGATACGGAGCCCTCTTCCTGATTCTGCAGCCCTTGCTGTTCCAAGGAGTTGCTACTGCTAGCTAGAAAAATTAACAATAACTAGCTTCATCACACACTGTTGTTTTTGTTTCTGATGATCTGATCCCACATCCAGCCAACTTAGGTGGACCTGGGTTATCTGCCCTTGTCGGCGTCCCTGCTTTACTGACCTCACCTGCAGCATTGTAATCTGTATGTATAGAAAGAAAATTCACCTGCTGCCTACTGCTTGTATTCAATCAAAGGAATGTAACAAAAAAGAACTAGAGTGTTACAGAAGAATGTTTTGATTCTATTATGTTTTCTCCTTTTTGGCTTGCTGGTCAGGAACCATGTGATGATCCAGCCTGGTACATTTAGCCTGTCACATGGtcgtctttttatttatttatttataaggGATCGCTTGTTGGGAGATCCATCAAAACAGGTCGAAAGCTAGATAAAGATCCATCAAGGTGAGATCAAATGCTGGTTCCTTACTTAGTTACTTGGGTGCCACTCTTTGCTAGGTACACTCATTTGTTCAAAGTTGCTGGGTGAGCAGAAGAAGCCACACTGGGCCGGCTTCAGTTCTGCTGAAGTCTCCTTGTCTTCACAAAGAAGCAGGTGTGCGATGCAAGGTCTTTTTGTATCTTGTCCAAGGTTAAAGCTAAAGCCCTGGGGACTGGGGAGAGGAAGCATATCATCGTAGCATCGCATCTTTGCTTTGCTCCTCAAGTGAGCAAGCATCTGATGATGATCACATGCCATACTGTTATGTGTATGGCTACATATAAATGAAGCATGGGCAATCAGTGGCATCCATCTCCATCTATACACAAAACAAACAAGTAGTGTCTATCTATCGACGACCATGGCGAAGCAGACTGAGTATGGAGAACAGAGCTACGACCTGCAGGAACTGCGGCCCGAAGTGGATAAGCTGTTCGAGGAATTCGACGCCCTGGCCGACAAACCTCTGGATGAGGGGGAGAGGAAGGTCCTGGCTGAAATCTCCAAGGTCCTCGAAAAGATCAAGGCCAAGATCGCACTTCGAGGCGATGACAAGGAAGTAAAGGACGACGATGTCCTTCCCCGGAGCAAGAGGGAGGAGCTGCACAACCTGGTGCACCTCATCAGGGCTGCATTGGAGGAACGCGGGGCTGCGTCGTTGGACCACTGCAAGTGGCCGCGTGAGCAGCAGGACGCTGCGGAGAGCTCTGCCGGCGCCGACGACAGCAAGCCGGCGTCGGCGGCGACCGGTTGCATCCCCTGCAAGCCCCGGGCgtggaagcagcagcagcaaagcaagaagcagcagcaggagcaggaAGAGAAAGAAGGCGTGTCACTGACGCTGCTGCTCCGGCTGACCAAGAACGTGCTGGAGCCGGAGCAGTACTACGAGTGGACGACCAGCTACGTGGACGAGGAGAGGATCTACGGGTGGGACAAGGAGGCCGGCGAGGTGATCGACGCCCTCGTGGCCCCCGACGACTCGGAGCGGAAGTTCCGGGCGGCGGGCATCGCGGGCATCCACGGCAGCGGCAAGACGGCGCTGGCGCAGAAGGTGTTCGTGCACGACAAGGCCAAGGACAACTTCGCGCTCCGCCTCTGGGTGTGCGTCGGCCCGCCGGACTCGGAGGACCGCTTCAACCTCCTCTACCGGATGCTCGACAACCTCGGCCTCGACACCGCCAAGGTCGAGGACATCGTCGACAAATCCAAGGTTGTCACAGACGCCACCACGGAGGAGAGGAAAAGGATGGAGAAGCCGGAAGCCGCTCCCGTCGTCGACAAACTCCGGAGGAAGGCGGCCGAGATGGTGGCCAAACGCCGTGCCTCCGCAGCTAGAGGTGCCGGACAACAGAACCAGGCGGCGGAGAAGGCTGACGACACCCAAGGTGCCCCGAAGAAGGAGGAGAGCGTCGTCACCGAGGCCGGCGCCGGTGAAGATGCCAACAAGCAggcaaaggaggaggaggagcgcatCTTGAAGGAGCTTCTCGAGGAGCAGATCGCCAACAGCCGTGCCGTCGAGAAATCCAAAATCGGTAGGTGTATCGATCTTGCTCATGATGACAATTGACGGCAATGGGATTTAATAACGCGACACACGCACGCATGCTCAGGGGTGCTACTCTACATCCTCAACATGACGCTGTCCAAGACGTCGTACATGATCGTGTTCGACGACATCCGGGCGTACcgccgcgacgacgacgacgggtgCTGGTACAGCAACCTGACGCTGCTGCCGCCGAAGGAGGGCGAGTGGGGGGACCGCCTCGCCTACGGCCTGCCCAAGGGGGAGCACAGGAGCGCCGTGCTCGTCACCTGCCTCAAGGAGGACGACGCCAAGATCATGGCGCGCACGGGCCTCGTGGTCCGCCCGCCCAAGCTGGAAGGGGAGGACgcctggaagctcttcaggaggGAGTACGACCAGGCCAAGGACGACAAGCGCAAGAAGGAAGGCGGCAAGGTGGAGGAGGACCTGCTCCTCAAgcagctggaggagatgaagaaggagatcgtgGACAAGTGCCTTGGCCTGCCGGTGGCCATCATCGAGGCGGCCAGGGGCTTCGCCGGCCTGGATCCTTTGCCGGATGATACTAGTCCAATGAAAGAAGCTGCAGCAGAAGCTAAACCTGCAGCAGCAGGGGGGCACACCGAGAGCAGTAAGGACATGGGCATGCAGCTGCCTgaagcagcagcaggagcagagGCCGCTGATGGGGAGCCTGATGAAGATTAATAATGCTTAATTGAACTCGCGATGCGTAATGCATTGCGTTAGCCGCGCGCATTGCTATGATGTACAATCGTCATCTTCCTGGTTGTGATCTCCAAGCCTACTACAACATAACTGTTTTAGCTATCCGTATGCTTTTTGTGCAAAACATATGACACATTGGCTGTGGGATTTTGTAAGCTTAATATATTTTGTCATCAATTCTACAAAAATGAAAGTGGGATGCTGCATTGCTAGTCCATGGGAGGAAGCTGAACCGGCAGAGTATCAGACCATGAGCATTGAGCAGTACGAATATGTGAATGTTTTACCCGACAAGCGGCAGCCGCGAGAGAGCAGCGGCTTCTGCTGTTACTGCGACCGCAAAGGGCAGCGGCGAGCGGCGAGCGCGTGGGAGAGCAAGCAGCAGCGGCTGCTGCCATGTCCCAGAATGCTCTGTTCTTTCCTCTGTTTTTGTCAGCAGCTAAATGGCTTAGCGCGCTAT
Above is a genomic segment from Miscanthus floridulus cultivar M001 chromosome 3, ASM1932011v1, whole genome shotgun sequence containing:
- the LOC136544931 gene encoding uncharacterized protein, which gives rise to MAKQTEYGEQSYDLQELRPEVDKLFEEFDALADKPLDEGERKVLAEISKVLEKIKAKIALRGDDKEVKDDDVLPRSKREELHNLVHLIRAALEERGAASLDHCKWPREQQDAAESSAGADDSKPASAATGCIPCKPRAWKQQQQSKKQQQEQEEKEGVSLTLLLRLTKNVLEPEQYYEWTTSYVDEERIYGWDKEAGEVIDALVAPDDSERKFRAAGIAGIHGSGKTALAQKVFVHDKAKDNFALRLWVCVGPPDSEDRFNLLYRMLDNLGLDTAKVEDIVDKSKVVTDATTEERKRMEKPEAAPVVDKLRRKAAEMVAKRRASAARGAGQQNQAAEKADDTQGAPKKEESVVTEAGAGEDANKQAKEEEERILKELLEEQIANSRAVEKSKIGVLLYILNMTLSKTSYMIVFDDIRAYRRDDDDGCWYSNLTLLPPKEGEWGDRLAYGLPKGEHRSAVLVTCLKEDDAKIMARTGLVVRPPKLEGEDAWKLFRREYDQAKDDKRKKEGGKVEEDLLLKQLEEMKKEIVDKCLGLPVAIIEAARGFAGLDPLPDDTSPMKEAAAEAKPAAAGGHTESSKDMGMQLPEAAAGAEAADGEPDED